Proteins from a genomic interval of Pseudoalteromonas sp. MEBiC 03607:
- a CDS encoding methionine aminotransferase, translating to MFESKLPNLGTSIFSQMTALANKYQALNLSQGFPEFDAPELLKKQLNHYVLEGVNQYAPSSGVARLQQQIAALIARKYHNNINYEQQVTVTSGATEALFVAIQALVKEGDEVVVFDPAYDSYQPAIELAGGRSVHVALHAPDYKIDWQAVADVITDKTRVIIINTPHNPSGKIFKTEDTNALKALVAKHDLYVISDEVYEHITFDGAFHLSALTDPELFARSFVISSFGKTFHSTGWKMGYCVAPAQLMVEFRKIHQYVTFSSFTPAQHALADMLELEPEHVDELNLFYQQKRDLLSEALAHSRFKILPSEGTYFLLLDYSDVSDLDDVEFCHWLVEQAGVAAVPLSVFYNSVSSDKVIRLCFAKNDDTLKRAAEILCQL from the coding sequence GTGTTTGAAAGTAAATTGCCGAATTTAGGCACCAGCATTTTTAGTCAAATGACCGCTCTGGCAAATAAGTACCAAGCGCTTAACTTATCTCAGGGTTTTCCTGAGTTTGATGCACCTGAATTACTAAAAAAACAGCTTAATCATTATGTACTTGAGGGGGTAAATCAATATGCACCTTCAAGTGGTGTTGCAAGGCTGCAGCAGCAAATAGCCGCACTGATTGCTAGAAAATACCATAACAACATAAATTATGAGCAACAAGTTACTGTCACTTCAGGAGCTACAGAGGCATTGTTCGTGGCGATTCAAGCACTTGTCAAAGAGGGTGATGAAGTTGTGGTATTTGACCCCGCGTATGACTCGTACCAGCCAGCAATCGAACTTGCCGGTGGTCGCTCAGTTCACGTTGCCTTGCATGCGCCTGATTACAAAATTGATTGGCAAGCCGTAGCCGATGTCATTACAGACAAAACGCGTGTCATCATTATCAACACGCCACATAACCCAAGCGGTAAAATCTTTAAAACAGAAGATACTAATGCCCTTAAAGCACTTGTTGCTAAGCATGATTTATATGTAATTAGTGATGAAGTGTATGAGCACATCACCTTTGATGGCGCTTTTCATTTAAGTGCGCTGACCGACCCTGAGTTATTTGCACGCAGTTTTGTGATCTCAAGCTTTGGCAAAACCTTTCACAGCACCGGCTGGAAGATGGGTTATTGTGTTGCGCCTGCTCAGCTAATGGTGGAGTTTCGTAAAATTCACCAATACGTGACTTTTTCAAGCTTTACGCCTGCCCAGCATGCACTAGCCGATATGCTTGAGTTAGAGCCTGAGCATGTTGATGAACTGAACCTTTTTTATCAACAAAAACGCGATTTACTTAGCGAAGCACTAGCACACAGTCGCTTTAAAATATTACCAAGTGAAGGCACCTACTTCTTATTGCTCGATTATAGTGATGTATCTGATCTTGATGATGTTGAGTTTTGCCATTGGCTGGTAGAGCAAGCTGGTGTTGCAGCTGTGCCGCTTAGTGTGTTTTACAACAGCGTAAGCAGCGACAAAGTGATTCGTTTATGTTTTGCAAAAAATGATGACACATTAAAACGCGCCGCGGAGATTTTATGTCAACTTTAA
- a CDS encoding acireductone dioxygenase has protein sequence MSQLTIFNDTNADNILFHSEDLSAIARELNAVGVRFEQWQATAQIDQDTSHDAILTAYANDIERLKAEGGYQTVDVISLAKGNPNASELRSKFLFEHTHSEDEVRFFVKGQGLFCLHLGDKVYQVLCQQGDLISVPELTPHWFDMGSDPEFTAIRLFNNTEGWVAQSTESDIANNFPLLD, from the coding sequence ATGAGTCAATTAACTATTTTTAATGATACAAACGCAGATAACATACTGTTTCATAGTGAAGATTTAAGCGCTATTGCTAGAGAGCTTAATGCGGTTGGCGTTCGCTTTGAGCAATGGCAAGCAACGGCACAGATTGATCAAGACACCAGTCATGACGCTATTTTAACTGCCTATGCTAACGATATAGAACGCCTTAAGGCTGAAGGTGGCTATCAAACAGTGGATGTTATTTCGCTTGCAAAAGGTAACCCAAATGCCAGCGAATTACGCAGCAAGTTCTTATTTGAACATACTCATAGTGAAGATGAAGTGCGCTTTTTTGTGAAAGGCCAAGGTTTATTTTGCCTACACTTGGGCGATAAAGTGTATCAAGTTCTTTGCCAACAAGGCGACCTGATTTCAGTACCTGAGCTTACACCACATTGGTTTGATATGGGCAGTGATCCTGAATTCACAGCAATTCGCTTATTCAATAATACTGAAGGCTGGGTCGCGCAAAGTACTGAGTCTGATATTGCTAACAACTTTCCCCTTTTGGATTAA
- a CDS encoding gamma-glutamylcyclotransferase family protein, which translates to MEKLFSYGTLQYPQVQLDTFGRLLEGQPATLTGYVVGEVEITDEAVLKSSGQRFHPALLKTGNESDSVSGTIYLITEQELAQADKYEVDDYQRIAEKFLCHTNAWVYVAKNSL; encoded by the coding sequence ATGGAAAAGCTATTTTCGTACGGTACCTTGCAGTACCCACAAGTTCAGTTAGATACCTTTGGGCGTTTGCTCGAAGGTCAACCAGCCACGCTGACAGGGTATGTAGTTGGCGAAGTAGAGATCACCGACGAGGCCGTACTTAAAAGCAGTGGGCAACGTTTTCATCCTGCATTATTAAAAACAGGTAATGAAAGCGATTCTGTGAGCGGCACAATCTACTTAATTACAGAGCAAGAGCTTGCACAAGCAGATAAATACGAAGTGGACGACTATCAACGCATTGCAGAAAAATTCCTCTGCCATACTAATGCGTGGGTATATGTTGCAAAAAATAGTCTTTAA
- a CDS encoding methylthioribulose 1-phosphate dehydratase: MHNNTAISELIEAGKWVSQRGWVPATGGNFSARTASGYVVTASGFDKGQLGTHAFIEFDHEGNRTKGSGNPSAETELHLNMYKLIPSANYVLHTHSVAATVLSRVIKGHTINLHGYEMQKSLSGVKSHLDTLSIPIFDNDQDIDRLSLLVSDHHLHTPIEHAVLIRGHGLYVVGRDIKEVLRHLEGLEFLFSCELERLKLEGIQAGVQP; this comes from the coding sequence ATGCATAACAATACCGCTATTTCAGAACTAATTGAAGCCGGTAAATGGGTAAGTCAACGCGGTTGGGTCCCTGCTACTGGTGGTAACTTTTCAGCCCGCACAGCAAGTGGCTATGTTGTCACAGCAAGTGGCTTCGATAAAGGCCAACTCGGCACTCATGCGTTTATTGAATTTGATCATGAAGGTAATCGCACTAAGGGCTCAGGTAATCCTTCAGCCGAAACTGAGCTGCATCTAAATATGTATAAGCTGATCCCATCAGCAAACTATGTCTTACACACTCATTCGGTAGCGGCAACCGTGTTATCGCGTGTTATTAAAGGCCATACTATCAACTTACACGGCTACGAAATGCAAAAGTCTTTAAGTGGTGTTAAATCGCATTTAGATACGCTAAGTATTCCTATTTTTGATAACGACCAAGACATCGACCGTTTAAGTTTACTTGTCAGTGATCATCACCTTCATACCCCTATTGAGCATGCCGTATTAATCCGCGGCCACGGTTTATACGTGGTTGGTCGCGATATCAAAGAAGTACTGCGTCATTTAGAAGGCTTAGAGTTTTTGTTTAGCTGTGAACTTGAGCGCTTAAAACTAGAAGGCATTCAAGCTGGAGTTCAGCCATGA
- the mtnA gene encoding S-methyl-5-thioribose-1-phosphate isomerase, giving the protein MQDLIASSIKYQQGTLTVLDQYLLPHQQHWHVCNDVETMKDLILTLKIRGAPLIGLGASLLVAHLAEQGMSQASLAIAIDELEATRPTAVNLMHCMAKLREALTESDFVAAVVSTAEQLFKEDIALCDSMAERGAALVAKGDNILTHCNTGALATAGVGTALGVIYKAQQRYGDIHVWVDETRPLLQGGRLTAFELERWQIPYTLICDNMAASLMAAGKVDKIFVGADRIAANGDFANKVGTYNLAVLAHFHNIPFYVVAPLTTLDTQTTCGNDIEIEQRSVNEVRGVSGSFGEAIWAPTNAQVYNPAFDVTPANLVTGWVLDTGVYNQADIEQGILKQLK; this is encoded by the coding sequence CAGCAAGGTACGCTAACTGTACTTGACCAGTATTTGTTGCCACATCAACAGCATTGGCATGTGTGCAATGATGTTGAAACGATGAAAGATTTAATTTTGACACTGAAAATCCGTGGTGCACCGTTAATAGGTTTAGGCGCTAGTTTACTCGTTGCACATTTAGCAGAGCAGGGCATGAGCCAAGCCTCACTCGCTATCGCCATAGATGAGCTAGAAGCAACCCGTCCAACAGCTGTTAATCTAATGCACTGTATGGCCAAGTTACGCGAAGCGTTGACTGAGAGCGACTTTGTTGCTGCTGTTGTCTCTACCGCTGAGCAGTTGTTTAAAGAAGATATTGCACTTTGCGATAGTATGGCTGAACGTGGTGCGGCTTTGGTTGCCAAAGGCGACAATATTTTAACTCATTGCAATACTGGTGCATTAGCAACAGCAGGTGTGGGTACTGCATTAGGAGTGATTTATAAAGCGCAGCAACGCTATGGTGATATTCATGTTTGGGTTGATGAGACTAGACCATTACTGCAAGGTGGCCGTTTAACTGCCTTTGAACTTGAGCGTTGGCAAATTCCTTATACTTTGATTTGCGATAACATGGCAGCTAGCTTAATGGCGGCAGGTAAGGTTGATAAGATTTTTGTAGGCGCTGATCGCATTGCTGCAAACGGTGATTTTGCTAACAAAGTGGGCACTTATAATCTTGCTGTATTAGCGCATTTTCATAACATTCCATTTTATGTTGTTGCGCCATTGACTACGCTTGATACGCAAACGACATGTGGTAATGACATTGAAATTGAGCAGCGTAGTGTAAATGAAGTGCGCGGTGTTAGTGGTAGTTTTGGTGAAGCAATCTGGGCACCGACTAATGCACAGGTTTATAACCCAGCGTTTGATGTAACACCTGCTAATTTAGTAACAGGTTGGGTGCTCGATACCGGGGTTTATAACCAAGCAGATATCGAGCAAGGTATTTTAAAGCAGTTAAAATAG
- a CDS encoding winged helix-turn-helix domain-containing protein, translated as MGSALSPLRDNVIFVGEWQLNIKQQTISDGVHTRELEPLLFKLLCFFIENNERIITRQELVENIWQQSFVDDNAINRAISELRKALKSEKQPGQTIKTHYRKGYSLFIAVRPLEQAPIAEPVVAANEETKPHLNTNTISEKNTHSSRWPWPFVALVLSLLIAATWLYIQQPQANVETQEQVPFLDLQAETITWHKGTHYRLLLSQDKTKLAYILQNDKKHLYVVDLTTKREYQIASGELFLQGWSEDGERLFYGSCEGDDYNDCITWQASNLLSNEALIKPRTNQSVLNRTPSQYMEVGNVAITRRNNYRGLTHLYALYAQDLKTGEEIRITSPNITGTGDFILTTIQNPSRIIFERHNVAQAEIYMANLDGSSLKLLTTNNYRSWAATYDEQSNSLVWYNRGKLTIESFSFDTMSRGQPIKAPVKRANYAYPLNKHSVLISTDIHDSDAALFDLKSKQMSYIATANKHEDDLVALTNNDVYFADFEYYKRQHWLRKDNQYIDITDKLGEDTAIIAANSSSSKLVSFNKTNQQLTLLNANDFSEIKHWTLPGNTKLAAVRGNKIAVIYTELSSLQNQIMILHTNSDEVVKSTIDTPLAIAWYDETQLIVHSKYEKYLLLDSDSNTYSELTTPDKLTELKPSIISMTSNQHSLYIATETEVYSIKLANLQDVELALQMQPLHFISQLNASNDKLAISFLTANSQNSIELYTEKSAE; from the coding sequence ATGGGGTCGGCACTTTCACCCTTACGCGATAATGTTATTTTTGTTGGCGAATGGCAACTTAATATAAAACAGCAAACTATCAGTGACGGTGTTCACACCCGCGAATTAGAACCTTTGCTTTTTAAATTGCTCTGCTTTTTTATTGAAAATAACGAGCGAATAATTACTCGCCAAGAACTGGTTGAAAATATTTGGCAACAAAGTTTTGTTGATGACAATGCTATAAACCGAGCTATCTCTGAACTAAGAAAAGCACTCAAATCAGAGAAACAGCCAGGTCAAACCATTAAAACCCATTATCGTAAAGGCTACAGCTTATTCATTGCAGTGCGACCTCTTGAGCAGGCACCTATTGCTGAACCAGTAGTAGCGGCAAATGAAGAAACAAAACCTCACCTAAACACTAACACCATCAGCGAGAAAAACACTCACTCATCGCGCTGGCCATGGCCTTTTGTTGCCTTAGTATTAAGTTTATTGATTGCTGCTACTTGGTTGTATATACAACAACCCCAAGCCAATGTCGAAACCCAAGAGCAAGTACCATTTTTAGATCTTCAAGCCGAAACCATTACTTGGCATAAAGGCACGCACTATCGGTTATTGCTAAGCCAAGACAAAACGAAACTGGCTTACATACTGCAAAATGATAAGAAACACCTTTATGTTGTCGACTTAACAACTAAACGAGAGTACCAGATTGCATCAGGGGAGCTATTTTTACAAGGTTGGTCTGAAGACGGTGAACGCTTATTTTATGGTTCATGTGAAGGGGATGATTACAACGATTGTATTACTTGGCAAGCGAGTAACCTGCTATCTAACGAAGCACTAATAAAGCCTCGAACAAATCAATCTGTACTAAACCGCACCCCAAGCCAATACATGGAAGTCGGCAATGTGGCAATTACAAGGCGTAATAATTACCGTGGTTTAACTCACCTATATGCTTTGTATGCACAAGATTTAAAAACAGGTGAAGAGATTCGCATTACCTCACCTAATATTACAGGCACGGGTGACTTTATATTAACGACGATTCAAAACCCTAGCCGCATTATTTTTGAACGCCATAATGTTGCCCAAGCAGAAATTTACATGGCTAATTTAGACGGCAGCTCACTAAAGCTATTAACAACTAACAATTACCGCTCTTGGGCTGCGACTTACGATGAGCAAAGCAACTCGCTTGTTTGGTATAACCGCGGTAAATTGACGATTGAATCATTTTCGTTTGATACCATGAGCCGTGGGCAACCTATTAAAGCCCCTGTAAAACGAGCCAATTACGCTTACCCTCTTAATAAACATAGCGTGCTAATTAGCACAGATATACACGACAGTGATGCAGCTTTATTTGACTTAAAATCAAAACAAATGAGCTATATTGCGACTGCAAATAAGCATGAGGATGACTTAGTTGCATTAACTAATAATGATGTGTATTTCGCTGACTTTGAATACTACAAACGCCAACACTGGCTTCGAAAAGATAACCAATATATCGATATAACCGATAAGCTTGGTGAAGATACTGCGATTATTGCTGCAAATAGTAGCAGTAGTAAGCTTGTTAGCTTTAATAAAACCAATCAGCAATTAACGCTACTAAATGCGAATGATTTTTCAGAAATTAAGCATTGGACACTACCAGGGAACACTAAACTGGCAGCTGTCAGAGGTAATAAGATTGCCGTTATTTATACCGAGCTTAGTAGCCTGCAAAACCAAATAATGATTTTGCATACTAACAGCGATGAAGTTGTCAAAAGTACCATCGACACCCCTTTGGCAATTGCTTGGTATGACGAAACTCAGCTAATAGTGCATTCTAAATATGAAAAATACCTGCTTTTAGATAGTGACAGCAATACTTACAGTGAACTAACAACGCCAGATAAGTTAACCGAGCTGAAGCCTTCAATTATCTCAATGACAAGCAACCAACACAGCTTGTATATTGCCACGGAAACTGAAGTGTATAGCATTAAATTAGCAAACCTGCAGGATGTCGAATTAGCTCTGCAAATGCAGCCTTTGCACTTTATTAGCCAGCTCAATGCAAGTAATGACAAGCTCGCAATTTCATTCTTAACAGCAAACAGTCAAAACAGCATTGAGCTTTACACAGAAAAAAGCGCTGAATAA
- the mtnC gene encoding acireductone synthase, giving the protein MIKAILTDIEGTITRISFVKDVLFPYAAGQLPEFVKSHQTDPEVAAQIDAVKAHIEQPEADIDAVIKHLIHWIETDQKITPLKQLQGLIWQTGYENGDFTGHLYPDAYDFLQAQKQAGKSLYVYSSGSVKAQHLIFEFSDYGDVRPLFSGYFDTKVGAKQQQSSYENIIAELPFDAEEVLFLSDVEAELDAAKAAGLRTLHLIRDGQEASDIHPYINDFTAFSAELLV; this is encoded by the coding sequence ATGATCAAAGCGATTTTAACCGATATTGAAGGCACAATTACCCGCATTTCTTTTGTCAAAGACGTCTTATTCCCTTACGCTGCAGGGCAATTACCCGAGTTTGTAAAATCACATCAAACAGACCCAGAGGTTGCAGCCCAAATTGATGCTGTTAAAGCACATATTGAACAACCAGAAGCCGATATTGACGCGGTTATTAAGCATTTAATTCATTGGATAGAAACGGACCAAAAAATTACTCCACTTAAGCAATTGCAAGGATTAATTTGGCAAACTGGCTACGAAAATGGTGATTTTACTGGCCACCTTTACCCTGATGCTTATGACTTTTTACAAGCCCAAAAACAAGCGGGCAAAAGTCTCTATGTGTACTCATCTGGCTCAGTAAAAGCCCAACACCTGATTTTTGAGTTTTCTGATTATGGTGATGTTAGACCTTTATTCAGTGGTTACTTCGATACTAAAGTAGGCGCAAAACAACAGCAAAGCTCTTATGAGAATATTATTGCTGAACTGCCTTTTGACGCTGAAGAGGTGCTATTTTTAAGCGATGTTGAAGCAGAGCTTGATGCTGCAAAAGCGGCAGGTCTGCGAACGCTTCACCTTATTCGAGATGGCCAAGAAGCAAGTGATATCCACCCATATATTAACGATTTCACAGCATTCAGCGCGGAGCTTTTAGTATGA